From the Alkalibacter rhizosphaerae genome, one window contains:
- a CDS encoding ABC transporter permease, whose amino-acid sequence MLYKNMTKTIQKKSMQLLAVGIILFFSSFIYTSMFYATNGLEKPTNEYLDKYDQEDFSVEMLQVLMPDETAILAQEEIEATSVYTLGRLKMEEPGLYDRILENRLETLDRTFPGNVWEPREMKDTYLQMNEKSVRVLFFKDAQTLNRSYIEEGRKPESQREIALSAIFAGKNDLKIGDEVTFSDRDYTITGFVLLPDYTFPIFDSTFIIDNAKQTVALLSPEGFEQASGNWSVRIAGGFENPMEMEAFQRDMAEGASLKVPFATQITLTQNQLRSGAIFDELAGGKAMSLGLGIFIAVIAILMASILIHKILQGQRGPIGLIKALGYGRRAIAAPYMMLVAVLALPMLLLGYYVGYLVAEPFKNLYLEFYLLPSDPIAHDPVVFFTAVLVPFIVFAGLSAWIVWRMLSTKPLDLLHPHREGKVNRLTRWTSRMLRKAPAQSRFKYLYAVRNTGKFLIFFLGVVLASVLILLGFMMEGMIDRMALDAFEQKDYAYEAYLDPAKTVPELEAHEEAFLIYPNAWWGTQTQSLRGLEADNELFALYNENGERITHLLEDGIIVTKSLALKRGWEVGETLTLNVAGSDRTEKIVAVDNDYSSDQIFMEIGKLSGYITDGATTGLFTGVYAVDPPSPSDYATIIEKEAIMDQAVLMQEFMQYSVYIMVGTSALIALIILFVLTSVTVEDNYYNISLLKVMGYSKKEVKSMVLNSYRAIALLTYLVSIPLSFLLLRWMVVFFAEGYNMAIPFELRAIHIGIGFVIVMAVFFIGTMAAKRKIDKIPLQEVLKAYQE is encoded by the coding sequence GTGCTATATAAAAATATGACGAAGACCATTCAAAAGAAAAGCATGCAGCTGCTGGCCGTCGGTATTATTTTGTTTTTCAGTTCTTTTATCTATACATCCATGTTCTATGCCACCAACGGATTGGAAAAACCCACCAATGAATACTTGGACAAGTACGATCAGGAAGATTTTTCGGTGGAAATGCTTCAAGTTCTCATGCCGGATGAAACTGCGATCTTGGCACAAGAAGAAATTGAGGCAACTTCCGTTTACACATTGGGTCGTTTAAAGATGGAAGAACCGGGATTATACGATCGGATTCTGGAGAATCGACTAGAAACGTTGGACCGAACTTTTCCCGGTAATGTCTGGGAGCCCAGGGAAATGAAAGATACCTATTTGCAGATGAATGAAAAAAGCGTTCGGGTGCTCTTCTTCAAAGATGCACAAACGCTGAACCGCTCCTATATCGAAGAAGGCCGTAAGCCGGAAAGTCAAAGGGAGATCGCCCTATCTGCAATCTTTGCCGGGAAGAATGATTTAAAAATAGGGGATGAGGTGACATTTTCCGACAGGGATTATACGATCACGGGATTTGTCCTTTTACCGGACTACACCTTCCCGATTTTCGATTCCACCTTTATCATCGATAACGCCAAACAAACGGTAGCGCTGTTGAGCCCGGAGGGATTCGAACAAGCTTCGGGAAACTGGAGTGTGCGGATCGCCGGAGGCTTTGAGAACCCTATGGAAATGGAAGCGTTTCAGCGCGATATGGCAGAAGGGGCTTCTTTAAAAGTACCATTTGCAACACAAATCACCCTGACGCAAAATCAACTTCGAAGCGGAGCGATTTTTGATGAATTGGCCGGTGGAAAAGCCATGAGTCTGGGATTGGGGATCTTCATCGCCGTCATTGCGATCCTGATGGCGTCCATATTGATCCATAAGATCCTTCAAGGACAACGGGGTCCCATTGGTTTGATCAAAGCATTGGGATACGGCCGAAGAGCCATCGCCGCACCATACATGATGCTGGTCGCAGTATTGGCCCTGCCCATGCTTTTATTGGGTTATTATGTGGGGTACTTGGTGGCGGAACCTTTTAAAAACCTGTATCTGGAGTTTTACCTGCTCCCATCGGATCCGATCGCCCACGACCCGGTCGTCTTCTTCACCGCTGTTTTAGTGCCGTTTATTGTGTTTGCCGGCTTGTCCGCATGGATCGTGTGGCGAATGCTCTCCACAAAACCTCTGGACCTCCTTCATCCGCATCGGGAAGGTAAAGTCAACCGATTGACGCGATGGACAAGCAGGATGCTTCGAAAGGCACCGGCCCAAAGCCGATTCAAATATTTGTACGCTGTACGCAATACTGGAAAATTTTTGATCTTTTTTCTTGGGGTCGTTTTAGCATCCGTCTTGATCCTCCTGGGTTTTATGATGGAGGGGATGATCGACCGAATGGCCTTGGATGCATTTGAGCAAAAGGATTACGCCTATGAAGCATATCTGGACCCAGCAAAAACAGTACCGGAACTGGAGGCGCATGAAGAGGCATTCCTCATTTATCCCAATGCCTGGTGGGGTACCCAGACGCAATCGTTAAGGGGATTGGAGGCGGATAACGAGTTATTTGCCCTTTATAACGAAAACGGGGAAAGGATCACCCACCTTTTGGAAGACGGGATCATCGTCACGAAAAGCCTGGCCTTGAAAAGGGGATGGGAAGTTGGGGAGACCTTGACGCTGAATGTGGCTGGATCCGATCGAACCGAGAAGATCGTCGCAGTGGACAACGACTACTCCTCCGATCAGATTTTTATGGAAATCGGGAAACTAAGCGGGTACATCACCGATGGAGCAACTACTGGATTATTTACGGGAGTTTATGCGGTGGATCCCCCTTCTCCCAGTGACTACGCCACCATTATCGAAAAAGAGGCCATCATGGACCAGGCCGTACTCATGCAGGAATTTATGCAATATTCCGTTTACATCATGGTGGGGACATCGGCGCTGATCGCATTGATCATTCTCTTTGTTTTGACCAGTGTGACCGTAGAAGACAATTACTACAACATTTCACTGCTTAAAGTCATGGGATACTCAAAAAAAGAAGTGAAATCCATGGTATTGAACAGTTACAGAGCCATTGCATTGTTGACCTACCTGGTGAGCATACCACTTTCCTTTTTGCTTCTTCGCTGGATGGTCGTGTTTTTTGCAGAAGGATACAACATGGCGATCCCCTTCGAACTGCGTGCCATTCATATAGGGATCGGGTTTGTCATCGTCATGGCCGTCTTTTTTATCGGAACCATGGCAGCCAAACGCAAAATCGATAAAATTCCCCTTCAGGAAGTGCTAAAAGCCTACCAGGAATAA
- a CDS encoding CBS domain-containing protein: MENILFMLVPKKEVVFLPTNCSVQFALDVMDKNGYSAIPVINDKGKYVGTITEGDLLWAMRNNPKMTFETASRFTLTDVKRNRKVVPAGINESLSRIVELSKSQNFVPVVDDNGTFIGLITRQEVIDYLLKKDRVLQEAIV, translated from the coding sequence TTGGAAAACATTTTGTTTATGCTGGTTCCCAAAAAAGAAGTGGTGTTTCTTCCTACGAACTGTTCCGTACAATTCGCCCTGGACGTCATGGACAAAAACGGATACAGTGCCATCCCCGTCATCAACGACAAGGGGAAGTACGTAGGGACGATCACGGAAGGCGATCTTCTTTGGGCCATGCGAAACAACCCGAAAATGACCTTTGAAACCGCCAGCCGTTTTACGTTGACAGACGTGAAACGTAATCGAAAAGTGGTGCCGGCCGGAATCAATGAATCGTTGAGCCGCATCGTAGAATTGAGCAAAAGCCAGAACTTTGTGCCTGTGGTAGATGATAACGGCACATTCATCGGATTGATCACCAGACAGGAAGTCATCGACTATCTGTTGAAAAAGGATCGTGTGCTCCAAGAAGCGATCGTTTGA
- the rpiB gene encoding ribose 5-phosphate isomerase B, which translates to MKIAIGSDHGGFQLKEAIKTYLEEKGHEVNDFGAYSTESVDYPEIGEKVAISVKEAENERGIIICGTGLGISISANKIPGIRAALVSDTFTAKMSRAHNDANILALGGRVLGVDLALEIVDVWLHTEFEGGRHERRVNKIKDLESKYNK; encoded by the coding sequence ATGAAAATTGCAATTGGATCCGATCATGGAGGTTTTCAGTTGAAAGAAGCGATCAAAACCTATCTGGAGGAAAAAGGACACGAAGTCAATGACTTTGGCGCCTACAGCACCGAATCGGTGGACTATCCGGAAATCGGGGAGAAAGTCGCCATATCCGTAAAAGAGGCGGAAAACGAGCGGGGCATCATCATCTGCGGAACGGGTCTGGGTATTTCCATCTCCGCCAACAAGATCCCCGGGATCCGTGCGGCCCTGGTCAGCGACACCTTCACGGCAAAAATGTCGAGAGCCCACAACGATGCCAACATTCTGGCACTGGGAGGTCGGGTGCTTGGTGTGGACCTGGCTTTGGAGATCGTGGATGTCTGGCTCCACACGGAGTTTGAAGGCGGACGTCACGAGCGACGGGTCAACAAGATCAAAGATTTGGAAAGCAAATACAACAAATAG
- a CDS encoding DUF1858 domain-containing protein: MINKDMTIGEVLRVDRALAAKLMEFGMGCVGCPSAQAETLAEAASVHGVNADALVNALNGATE, encoded by the coding sequence ATGATAAATAAAGATATGACCATAGGTGAAGTATTGCGGGTAGACCGTGCCCTGGCAGCAAAATTGATGGAATTCGGCATGGGTTGTGTGGGATGTCCGTCTGCACAGGCAGAGACTCTGGCAGAAGCAGCCAGTGTTCACGGTGTGAATGCAGATGCATTGGTCAACGCACTGAACGGCGCAACGGAGTAA
- a CDS encoding L-threonylcarbamoyladenylate synthase, with translation MTRIIYMEEQATTLDKDNKIYEEKILQEAAAVIQSGGTVVFPTETVYGLGANGLDPVAVKKIYQAKGRPGDNPMILHISSMDMLERVTNVIPEVARKLMDTFWPGPLTLVLKKGPQVPLEATGGLETVAVRMPSHAMAKKLIQLANTPIAAPSANLSGKPSPTTAAHVVEDLDGRVDVILAADQAAIGLESTVVDTTGPIPVLLRPGSITLTQLKNVVGQVLVDKGVTQRLAEGETARSPGMKYRHYAPDGDMILVKGTIPGVIYTMMDWMEKRKEDHPVALVPTEYLSEFAGWDVLDMGPIAKPEVIMNRLYQHLRTCNQKKATFIVAPLFAEEDDFLAVNNRLSKAAGYHIVPAMTPGNENREEE, from the coding sequence ATGACAAGGATCATATATATGGAAGAACAGGCCACAACCTTGGATAAGGACAACAAAATATATGAGGAGAAGATTCTCCAAGAAGCAGCCGCAGTGATCCAAAGTGGCGGCACCGTTGTCTTTCCCACGGAAACCGTCTACGGACTGGGCGCCAACGGACTGGACCCGGTGGCGGTAAAAAAGATATACCAAGCCAAGGGACGCCCCGGGGACAATCCCATGATCCTTCACATCTCCTCCATGGACATGCTGGAAAGGGTCACCAACGTCATCCCGGAAGTGGCAAGAAAGCTGATGGATACCTTTTGGCCCGGACCCTTGACTCTGGTGCTGAAAAAGGGACCTCAGGTACCTTTGGAAGCCACAGGAGGTTTGGAGACGGTGGCGGTACGGATGCCCTCCCACGCAATGGCGAAAAAACTGATCCAGCTGGCCAACACCCCCATTGCGGCGCCCAGCGCCAACCTATCAGGGAAACCCTCTCCCACCACAGCTGCTCATGTGGTGGAGGATCTGGACGGCCGGGTGGACGTGATCCTGGCGGCGGACCAGGCGGCCATCGGACTGGAATCCACGGTAGTGGACACTACGGGCCCGATCCCTGTTTTGCTTCGGCCGGGAAGCATCACCCTGACACAGCTGAAAAATGTAGTCGGTCAGGTATTGGTGGACAAGGGAGTGACCCAACGCCTTGCAGAAGGGGAGACGGCCCGGTCCCCCGGAATGAAATACCGCCATTATGCGCCGGATGGAGACATGATTTTGGTTAAAGGGACCATTCCAGGGGTAATTTATACCATGATGGACTGGATGGAAAAAAGGAAAGAAGACCACCCCGTGGCATTGGTGCCTACGGAGTATCTGTCGGAATTTGCTGGATGGGATGTTTTGGACATGGGCCCCATCGCCAAGCCGGAAGTTATCATGAACCGGCTTTACCAGCACTTGCGGACCTGCAATCAAAAGAAGGCAACATTCATTGTCGCCCCCCTCTTTGCGGAAGAAGACGATTTTCTGGCAGTGAACAATCGACTTTCCAAGGCGGCCGGATATCATATCGTCCCGGCAATGACACCAGGCAATGAAAACAGGGAGGAAGAGTAA
- a CDS encoding chromate transporter, giving the protein MRILLDIFVSFFKIGAFTVGGGFAMLPLFEEEFVRRRKWFTDQDFLNMLTVATAAPGPLAINSAVFTGYHVAGLPGVLVAIVGCIISPVIVILILAVNYHRFRSLAYADAVFQGIRPAVVGLMFAAVFNLVRRNKLRWTWYLLSVFAFILIALLKVDPVFVIALAGVAGVAFQRSIERRRR; this is encoded by the coding sequence ATGAGAATTTTACTGGATATCTTTGTATCTTTTTTTAAAATCGGTGCCTTCACCGTCGGCGGAGGATTTGCCATGCTCCCTCTCTTTGAGGAGGAGTTCGTCCGCCGTCGCAAGTGGTTTACCGATCAGGATTTTTTAAACATGCTTACTGTGGCTACGGCAGCACCGGGACCTTTGGCCATCAACAGTGCCGTGTTCACCGGATACCATGTGGCAGGACTGCCGGGTGTGTTGGTGGCCATTGTCGGCTGCATCATCTCACCGGTCATTGTCATTTTGATCCTGGCTGTCAATTACCACCGCTTTCGATCCCTGGCGTATGCAGATGCCGTTTTTCAAGGGATCCGGCCTGCGGTTGTGGGTTTGATGTTTGCCGCCGTTTTCAACCTGGTTCGACGAAACAAGCTTCGATGGACCTGGTATTTGTTGTCTGTTTTCGCATTCATCCTTATTGCATTGTTGAAAGTGGACCCGGTCTTCGTGATCGCTTTGGCCGGCGTGGCAGGCGTCGCCTTTCAACGATCCATTGAAAGGAGGCGGCGATAA
- a CDS encoding ROK family protein — MEVAARKFLKQHGMSWESLDLIQESRIFCEEMERGISGRSSSLKMLASYIDPSLEVERDREVVVVDAGGTNFRIGLLRFGEDGPKLYDVQTHPMPGTEEELDAEAFFQALADLIQPTMDQEKADRLGFCFSYPTRITPTRDGRLITFTKELQVRDVEGRLIGEELGKRLRRPVAITVLNDATAALLGLVAVGHRDQRLHSIAMILGTGMNTSYVEYNASIDKEPSLQNKLGSNVVNLESGGYGRIPQGTADRLLDQKTTNPGEQKMEKMMSGAYLGDLFLETILLAVEDGYLPGKPFVQFQKAGFFPTKDLTGFAQGMPSHINVMAEAAEKLSPDQQEFLHALAKGLLRRAAKLAAINLVGISLKMQKSDPVIRRLHLIMEGSTFYGSVHIQHYLDAYLKHAQLNTGIQIERIKLENAALLGAGLAAFARENDHE; from the coding sequence ATGGAAGTGGCAGCGAGAAAATTTTTAAAACAACACGGCATGTCCTGGGAAAGCCTGGATCTGATCCAGGAAAGCAGGATCTTTTGCGAGGAAATGGAACGAGGGATCTCTGGGAGATCTTCCTCTTTAAAAATGTTGGCTTCCTATATCGATCCGTCCCTGGAAGTGGAACGGGATCGGGAAGTCGTGGTCGTGGATGCGGGAGGGACCAATTTCCGGATCGGACTTCTCCGCTTTGGAGAAGACGGCCCCAAACTTTATGACGTCCAGACCCATCCCATGCCGGGAACCGAGGAGGAGTTGGATGCAGAGGCTTTCTTCCAAGCCCTGGCGGATCTGATCCAACCGACCATGGATCAGGAGAAGGCGGACCGCCTGGGATTTTGCTTTTCTTATCCGACCCGGATCACCCCGACTCGAGACGGCCGGCTCATCACCTTTACCAAGGAACTCCAGGTCCGGGATGTGGAAGGCCGGTTGATCGGAGAGGAACTGGGAAAACGGTTGAGAAGACCTGTCGCCATTACCGTCCTCAATGATGCAACAGCTGCTTTGTTGGGGTTGGTGGCAGTGGGTCACCGGGATCAACGACTCCACAGCATCGCCATGATCCTTGGCACGGGAATGAATACGTCATATGTGGAATACAATGCATCCATCGATAAAGAACCGTCCCTTCAGAATAAACTGGGGAGCAACGTCGTCAACCTGGAATCGGGAGGATATGGACGGATCCCTCAAGGCACCGCAGACCGGCTATTGGATCAAAAAACAACCAATCCGGGAGAACAAAAGATGGAAAAGATGATGTCCGGTGCATATCTTGGGGATTTGTTTTTGGAAACCATCCTGCTGGCAGTGGAGGATGGTTATCTTCCAGGGAAACCTTTCGTTCAGTTCCAGAAAGCTGGTTTCTTTCCGACAAAAGACCTGACCGGCTTCGCCCAGGGAATGCCTTCCCACATCAATGTCATGGCGGAGGCCGCGGAAAAACTCAGCCCGGATCAGCAGGAATTTCTCCATGCCTTGGCCAAAGGACTATTGCGCCGGGCGGCAAAGCTGGCCGCCATCAATCTGGTGGGCATCTCCTTGAAGATGCAAAAAAGCGACCCGGTCATCCGCAGGCTGCACCTGATCATGGAGGGTAGCACATTTTACGGATCCGTCCATATCCAGCATTATCTGGATGCCTATCTGAAACATGCCCAGTTGAATACGGGGATCCAGATCGAGCGGATCAAGTTGGAAAACGCCGCCCTTTTGGGAGCAGGTTTGGCTGCTTTTGCAAGAGAGAACGACCATGAATAA
- a CDS encoding low molecular weight protein arginine phosphatase — protein sequence MKKVLLVCTGNTCRSSMAKGLLEHLLQEEKRIHAVEVDSAGTSVYFPEGANSNAIAVLKEWGIDISGHVAKQVDEYLIANADLVLTMTTSQKNMLQSTFPGYAFKITTLKEQAQVAGHPDILDPYGASLAVYKKTAEELKEILHHMVCHHKI from the coding sequence ATGAAAAAAGTATTGTTGGTTTGTACGGGCAATACCTGCAGAAGCAGTATGGCAAAAGGATTGCTGGAACATCTGCTCCAAGAAGAAAAGCGAATCCATGCAGTGGAAGTGGATTCTGCCGGCACCTCCGTCTACTTTCCGGAAGGGGCCAATTCCAATGCCATAGCCGTCTTGAAAGAGTGGGGCATCGACATATCCGGCCATGTGGCAAAACAGGTGGATGAATACTTGATCGCCAATGCGGATCTGGTGCTGACCATGACGACCTCCCAGAAGAACATGCTCCAATCGACATTTCCGGGTTACGCCTTCAAAATCACAACACTGAAAGAACAGGCCCAGGTAGCGGGGCATCCGGATATTCTGGATCCTTACGGCGCCAGTTTGGCCGTTTATAAAAAAACAGCAGAAGAATTGAAAGAGATTTTGCACCATATGGTGTGCCATCATAAAATTTAA
- a CDS encoding aminopeptidase, translating to MDERIKKLAENLVNYSCEVKEGEKVLIQVNGESAKPLVRQLVKEVYKAKAYPFVSMVDSSINRELIMEATKEQLEVQTDVEMYQMQKMDAYIGVRASDNITELADVPADKMGLHSKMTRPVTDQRVNHTKWVVLRYPNYSMAQLAGSSLESFEDFYFNVCNLDYNKMSVAMDPLVELMNKTDKVRITGPGTDLTFSIKDIPAIKCDGKMNIPDGEVYAAPVVDSVNGVLTYNTPSQYQGFTYDNVKFVFKDGKIVEATANNTEKINQVLDTDEGARYIGEFAIGVNPYILKPMNDILFDEKIMGSFHFTPGMCYEDAANGNESAVHWDLVCIQTEAYGGGEMYFDDVLIRKDGIFVHPDLVGLNPENLI from the coding sequence ATGGATGAAAGAATCAAAAAATTGGCAGAAAATCTGGTCAACTATTCCTGTGAAGTGAAGGAAGGGGAAAAAGTCCTCATACAAGTCAACGGGGAGAGTGCAAAACCCCTGGTACGTCAGCTGGTGAAAGAAGTATACAAGGCAAAGGCCTATCCTTTTGTGTCCATGGTGGACAGTTCCATCAACCGGGAGCTGATAATGGAAGCCACCAAAGAGCAGTTGGAAGTCCAAACCGACGTGGAAATGTACCAGATGCAAAAGATGGATGCCTATATCGGCGTGCGTGCTTCAGACAACATCACGGAACTGGCGGACGTGCCGGCGGACAAGATGGGGTTGCACTCCAAAATGACACGACCGGTAACGGACCAGCGGGTGAATCATACGAAATGGGTGGTGCTTCGATATCCCAACTATTCCATGGCCCAATTGGCCGGATCCAGTCTGGAATCTTTCGAAGATTTCTACTTCAATGTCTGCAATCTGGACTACAACAAGATGTCCGTGGCCATGGATCCCTTGGTGGAGCTCATGAACAAGACGGACAAGGTGCGCATCACCGGTCCGGGAACGGATCTGACTTTTTCCATCAAGGATATCCCTGCCATCAAATGCGACGGGAAGATGAACATCCCTGATGGGGAAGTGTATGCGGCTCCGGTTGTGGACAGCGTCAACGGCGTTCTTACTTATAATACGCCATCCCAATACCAGGGATTCACCTACGACAACGTGAAGTTTGTTTTCAAAGACGGAAAGATCGTAGAGGCCACTGCCAACAATACGGAAAAAATCAACCAGGTGTTGGATACGGACGAGGGGGCCCGATACATCGGGGAGTTTGCCATCGGGGTCAATCCCTACATCCTCAAGCCCATGAACGATATTTTGTTTGATGAGAAGATCATGGGAAGCTTCCACTTTACCCCGGGCATGTGTTATGAAGATGCCGCCAACGGCAACGAGTCTGCTGTCCACTGGGATCTGGTATGCATCCAGACGGAAGCTTACGGTGGTGGAGAGATGTACTTCGATGACGTTCTCATCCGCAAGGACGGGATCTTTGTTCACCCGGACCTGGTGGGGTTGAATCCGGAAAATCTGATTTAG
- a CDS encoding ABC transporter ATP-binding protein, whose translation MPIILENVTKTYQTGEVQTLALKGIDLIIEDGEFLVILGPSGSGKSTLLNVISGLDTPSSGVIRFNDQVLTDYKEEALTAFRRENLGFVFQQYNLLQNLTAYENVQMGAAIGKEPLDVEEVLEKVGLQEQMHKYPYQLSGGEQQRVSVARSIAKNPAILFCDEPTGSLDEETAKQVLAVLEQLNRSLGTTMVVITHNPGIGDMADRVIKMNSGIIENTEIHDSKKSAKEIGWG comes from the coding sequence ATGCCGATCATACTTGAAAATGTAACGAAGACATATCAAACGGGAGAGGTGCAGACCCTGGCATTGAAGGGAATAGACCTGATCATAGAAGATGGAGAATTTCTGGTCATTTTAGGCCCAAGCGGAAGCGGGAAAAGTACTTTGCTAAACGTGATCAGCGGGTTGGACACCCCTTCTTCAGGAGTCATACGTTTTAATGATCAGGTTTTGACCGATTACAAGGAAGAAGCCCTGACCGCTTTTCGCCGAGAAAATTTGGGATTCGTTTTTCAGCAATACAATTTGCTCCAAAACTTGACAGCATATGAGAATGTGCAAATGGGGGCCGCCATCGGCAAAGAACCTCTGGATGTGGAAGAGGTATTGGAAAAGGTGGGCTTGCAAGAACAAATGCATAAGTATCCTTACCAACTTTCCGGCGGAGAACAACAACGGGTATCGGTAGCCAGAAGTATCGCCAAAAATCCAGCCATTCTCTTTTGTGACGAGCCTACCGGATCTCTGGACGAAGAAACCGCCAAGCAGGTGTTGGCCGTATTGGAACAACTCAATCGATCCTTGGGCACGACCATGGTGGTGATCACCCACAACCCCGGTATTGGAGACATGGCGGACAGGGTGATCAAGATGAACTCCGGAATCATAGAAAACACAGAGATCCACGATTCGAAAAAAAGTGCAAAAGAAATCGGTTGGGGGTAG
- a CDS encoding chromate transporter: MGIIWEVFVVFFKIGMFTFGGGYAMIPIMQREIIQVQGWMKTAEFLDIVGIAEMTPGVIAVNMATFLGYRLSGGVPGALFATLAVILPSSVIVFTISYFFQRFRNSLYVRRALEFIRPVVIGLIASAGFLLFREAVMDVAGVFIVLGAFYLSAFRKVNPILILLGMGLVGFVIYSGVIF, from the coding sequence ATGGGAATCATCTGGGAAGTGTTTGTCGTTTTCTTCAAGATCGGTATGTTCACCTTTGGCGGAGGCTACGCCATGATCCCCATCATGCAGCGGGAGATCATCCAAGTACAAGGGTGGATGAAGACGGCGGAGTTTCTGGACATCGTCGGCATCGCAGAAATGACTCCCGGCGTCATTGCCGTCAATATGGCTACATTTCTAGGATATCGGTTGAGTGGAGGAGTGCCGGGGGCCCTTTTTGCCACATTGGCCGTCATCTTGCCGTCTTCTGTCATCGTTTTTACCATCAGTTATTTTTTCCAGCGTTTTCGAAACAGCTTGTACGTGCGTCGTGCCCTGGAATTTATACGACCGGTGGTCATCGGACTGATCGCATCTGCCGGATTTTTGCTGTTCCGGGAAGCGGTGATGGATGTAGCCGGTGTATTCATTGTATTGGGAGCTTTTTACCTGTCCGCTTTTCGAAAAGTCAATCCCATTTTGATCCTGTTGGGGATGGGGCTTGTCGGATTTGTGATCTACAGCGGCGTGATCTTTTGA
- the prfA gene encoding peptide chain release factor 1, producing MLDKLEFIESKYEELGQKLSDPEIIADQDVWRKYVKEHAHLEPIVNQYKAFKKAEQGIEESKEMLQDKLDKDFKEMVELELSQLTEEKEKLEESLRVLLLPKDPNDDKGVMVEIRAGAGGSEAALFAGELYRMYTRYAERNGWKYEVMSSNIPDMGGIKEIIFLIDADGAYSKLKYESGVHRVQRIPATESGGRIHTSTATVAVLPEAEDVEIEINQNDLRVDVYRSSGNGGQSVNTTDSAVRITHVPTGLVVTCQDEKSQLKNKDKAMKILKTRLYEIEQDKQNAEQAENRKSQVGTGDRSERIRTYNYPQGRITDHRINMTVYKLEEFLDGGLDDMIDALTTTDQAEKLKMQ from the coding sequence ATGCTGGATAAACTGGAATTTATCGAATCAAAATACGAAGAACTGGGTCAAAAACTAAGCGACCCGGAGATCATCGCCGATCAGGACGTTTGGCGAAAATATGTGAAGGAACACGCCCATTTGGAGCCCATCGTCAATCAGTACAAGGCTTTTAAAAAAGCAGAGCAGGGCATCGAGGAATCCAAGGAAATGCTCCAGGACAAGCTGGACAAGGATTTCAAAGAAATGGTGGAGCTGGAATTGAGCCAGCTGACGGAAGAAAAGGAAAAGCTGGAAGAGAGCCTGCGTGTGCTCCTGCTTCCCAAAGACCCCAACGACGACAAGGGGGTCATGGTGGAGATCCGTGCCGGAGCCGGCGGCAGTGAAGCTGCCCTCTTTGCAGGAGAGCTCTACCGCATGTACACTCGCTACGCTGAGCGAAACGGATGGAAATACGAAGTTATGAGCTCCAACATTCCCGACATGGGAGGCATCAAGGAGATCATCTTTCTAATCGATGCCGACGGAGCCTACAGCAAGTTGAAGTACGAAAGCGGCGTCCACCGGGTCCAACGGATCCCGGCAACGGAATCGGGAGGACGGATCCATACATCCACCGCTACTGTAGCCGTATTGCCGGAAGCGGAAGATGTGGAGATCGAGATCAACCAAAACGACCTTAGGGTCGATGTGTACCGTTCTTCCGGAAACGGGGGCCAAAGCGTCAACACTACCGATTCCGCCGTACGGATCACCCATGTGCCCACCGGCTTGGTGGTCACCTGCCAGGATGAAAAGAGCCAGTTGAAAAACAAGGACAAGGCCATGAAGATCCTGAAGACCCGACTCTACGAGATCGAACAGGACAAGCAAAATGCCGAGCAGGCAGAAAATCGAAAAAGCCAGGTGGGAACCGGAGACCGCAGCGAGCGGATCCGAACCTACAACTACCCCCAAGGCCGGATCACGGACCACCGGATCAATATGACGGTGTACAAGCTGGAAGAATTCCTGGACGGCGGGCTGGATGATATGATCGATGCTCTGACCACTACGGATCAGGCGGAAAAACTGAAAATGCAGTAA